The following coding sequences lie in one Candidatus Acetothermia bacterium genomic window:
- a CDS encoding PKD domain-containing protein, whose amino-acid sequence MRKLACTILILTSLALFGCLNPSTGPRAVIATTPNPPRGEYPLTVTFDGTRSTGEIDQYLWDFGDDTTADGPVVSHTYTTMAQYTAYLTVVSPTGRTHQGSVTVDVRSKRPVARFTMYPFPYVQAEQTITFDASDSYDPDGTIVEYIWNFGDGSWTSTNGPQTTHDYDEAGTYTVTLVVKDDHGDVSLPAEKGITVTGKCCGG is encoded by the coding sequence ATGCGCAAGCTCGCGTGCACGATTTTGATCCTGACCTCGCTCGCCCTCTTCGGGTGCCTGAACCCGTCCACCGGGCCGCGGGCGGTGATCGCCACCACCCCCAACCCGCCGCGCGGGGAGTACCCGCTCACGGTGACGTTCGACGGAACCCGGTCCACCGGGGAGATCGACCAATACCTGTGGGACTTCGGCGACGACACCACCGCGGATGGCCCGGTGGTCAGCCACACCTACACCACGATGGCCCAGTACACGGCGTACCTGACCGTGGTCTCCCCGACCGGCCGCACCCATCAGGGGAGCGTGACCGTGGACGTGCGCTCCAAGCGCCCGGTGGCCCGGTTCACCATGTACCCGTTCCCCTACGTCCAAGCCGAGCAAACGATCACGTTCGACGCCTCCGATTCATACGACCCGGACGGCACGATCGTGGAATACATCTGGAACTTCGGCGACGGAAGCTGGACGAGCACCAACGGGCCCCAGACCACCCACGACTACGATGAGGCCGGCACGTACACGGTGACGCTGGTGGTGAAGGACGACCACGGCGACGTGTCCCTACCGGCCGAGAAGGGGATCACCGTAACCGGGAAGTGTTGTGGGGGTTGA